In one Massilia endophytica genomic region, the following are encoded:
- a CDS encoding ATP-binding protein codes for MMAVPKVNVSHSLRGRLLWFLLAAITMAAVAQAMIAYRSALHDADEIFDYHMQQVALSLRSSAPLANAGGTVADPGNDEMVVQVWTPDGIQVFRSLSRAELPQRAVLGFSNVRAKGTTYRVFSVQTSNQTIQIAQDMAVRKRMAGALALRTVGPIALMAPVLMLVVWWVVSGSLAPVSRVRRQVATRQADDLSPVSEADLPDEVKPLVQELNLLFGRVRNAFDAQQHFVADAAHELRSPLAALKLQALSLERAEDEQARSVAVQRLTAGIERATRLVEQLLVLARQEASEVKLEPVQLTDLAKRTLADLAGAAQAREIDLGLQHADEVTVQGKGDALLVMLRNLLDNAIKYTPQGGTVDLSLHDTPQGVQLVVEDSGPGISPEERERVFSRFYRVPGSEAGGSGLGLAIIKAIAERHGATLTLDSSERLGGLKVLVQFPGVKPG; via the coding sequence ATGATGGCGGTCCCCAAGGTCAACGTCTCCCACTCCCTGCGCGGCCGCCTGCTGTGGTTCCTGCTGGCGGCCATCACCATGGCCGCCGTGGCGCAGGCCATGATCGCCTACCGCAGCGCCCTGCACGACGCCGACGAAATCTTCGACTACCACATGCAGCAGGTGGCCCTGTCCCTGCGTTCCAGCGCGCCGCTGGCCAATGCAGGCGGCACGGTGGCCGACCCCGGCAACGACGAAATGGTGGTGCAGGTGTGGACGCCGGACGGCATCCAGGTCTTCCGCTCGCTCTCGCGCGCCGAACTGCCGCAGCGCGCCGTGCTTGGTTTTTCCAATGTGCGAGCAAAAGGCACGACCTACCGCGTGTTCTCCGTCCAAACCAGCAACCAGACCATCCAGATCGCCCAGGACATGGCCGTGCGCAAGCGCATGGCAGGCGCGCTGGCCCTGCGCACGGTCGGCCCTATCGCCCTCATGGCGCCGGTGCTCATGCTGGTGGTGTGGTGGGTGGTGAGCGGCTCGCTGGCGCCGGTATCGCGCGTGCGGCGCCAGGTCGCCACGCGCCAGGCGGACGATCTCTCTCCCGTATCGGAAGCGGACCTGCCGGACGAAGTGAAACCCCTCGTGCAGGAACTGAACCTCCTGTTCGGCCGCGTGCGCAACGCCTTCGACGCGCAGCAGCACTTCGTAGCCGACGCCGCGCACGAACTGCGCTCCCCGCTGGCCGCCTTGAAGCTGCAGGCCTTGAGCCTCGAACGCGCCGAGGATGAACAGGCCCGCTCGGTCGCCGTGCAGCGCCTGACGGCAGGCATCGAACGCGCCACCCGCCTCGTCGAACAGCTGCTCGTGCTGGCGCGCCAGGAGGCCTCCGAAGTGAAGCTGGAACCGGTGCAGCTGACCGATCTCGCCAAGCGCACCCTGGCCGACCTCGCAGGCGCCGCTCAGGCGCGCGAAATCGACCTGGGCCTGCAGCACGCGGACGAAGTCACCGTGCAGGGCAAGGGCGATGCGCTCCTCGTCATGCTGCGCAACCTCCTGGACAACGCCATCAAGTACACCCCGCAGGGCGGCACCGTGGACCTCTCGCTGCACGATACGCCGCAAGGCGTGCAGCTGGTGGTGGAGGACAGCGGCCCGGGCATCTCGCCCGAAGAACGCGAGCGCGTGTTCAGCCGCTTCTACCGCGTGCCCGGCAGCGAAGCGGGCGGCAGCGGCCTTGGACTGGCCATCATCAAGGCCATCGCCGAACGCCACGGCGCCACGCTCACCCTGGACAGCTCCGAACGCCTCGGCGGCCTCAAGGTGCTGGTGCAGTTTCCTGGAGTGAAACCCGGCTAA
- a CDS encoding response regulator, producing MRLLLVEDDTMIGEVVLDLLRAEHYAVDWVKDGAMADTALQTQTYDLVLLDLGLPKKDGLEVLRSMRARKELTPVLVATARDAVEQRIAGLDAGADDYVLKPYDLDELLARIRALLRRSAGRAEPVFEHKGVSINPQTREVINNGQPVNLSAREWAVLEALIARPGIVLSRAQLEEKLYSWKDEVNSNAVEVYIHGLRKKLGSELIQNVRGLGYMVPKL from the coding sequence ATGCGCCTCCTGCTGGTGGAAGACGACACGATGATCGGCGAAGTAGTGCTCGACCTGCTGAGGGCCGAGCACTACGCTGTCGACTGGGTGAAGGACGGCGCCATGGCCGACACGGCCCTGCAGACCCAGACCTACGACCTCGTGCTGCTGGACTTGGGCCTGCCCAAGAAGGACGGCCTGGAAGTGCTGCGCTCCATGCGCGCCCGCAAGGAGCTCACCCCCGTGCTGGTAGCCACGGCGCGCGACGCAGTGGAGCAGCGCATCGCCGGCCTCGACGCGGGCGCGGACGACTACGTGCTCAAGCCTTACGACCTGGACGAACTGCTGGCGCGCATCCGCGCCCTGTTGCGCCGCTCCGCGGGCCGCGCCGAACCCGTGTTCGAGCACAAGGGCGTGAGCATCAATCCGCAGACGCGGGAAGTCATCAACAACGGCCAGCCCGTCAATCTCTCCGCCCGCGAATGGGCCGTGCTGGAAGCGCTCATTGCGCGGCCCGGCATCGTGCTCTCGCGCGCCCAGCTGGAAGAAAAGCTGTACAGCTGGAAGGACGAAGTGAACAGCAACGCCGTCGAAGTCTACATCCATGGCCTGCGCAAGAAATTGGGCAGTGAACTGATCCAGAACGTGCGCGGGCTAGGCTACATGGTGCCCAAGCTATGA
- a CDS encoding TonB-dependent receptor plug domain-containing protein encodes MGDANVFSNSTLRKAVLLALYGGTALSLAPAALAQTAAPGAKSDIQTVNVVGSRRAVAATSTTDTVVPVDIIPLTRASEQGGQFDLSQTLTFVSPSFNSTRQTGADGADLVDSAALRGLGSDQTLVLVNGKRRHTSALVNLFGARNRGNTGTDLNAIPLMAIKDVQVLRDGAAAQYGSDAIAGVMDIGLKKNVGCEAVAGYGQYSAGDGKNYLASAYCGFAMAGGTVGITGEYLDRGRSDRSEPDNPRIIGDTKTKNKTVYVNGEIPTATGRFYFTGGAQTRDASSAAFARGGVGSDDIPSRNSAAMYPDGFVPFINGDLDDRYATVGHRSQLGEWNTDISQTYGYNKLMYNISNTLNASIANKDLVGGGKGISPNHFDAGGFSFEQWTTNLDFNRYFNGVTGDGLNVAFGGEYRVEKYKIFAGEPGSYIDADGVGFGGNAGSQGFPGFQPGDITNARRHSSAAYLDLESDLNAKTKLQGALRYEKFSDFGSTLNWKLAGSYRVAPETLLRGSASTGFRAPSLQQAYFSSTFTDFIGGVPTDVVLAPNGGAVATLAGIPKLKEETSRSFTLGATWTPSDAISVTADLYHIKIKDRIVLSGRFDADNYPELAAKLSTLGVGQAQFFVNSVDTKTQGLDLTASHRGTLAGNKLTTFLAMNFSKTDVTDIHAPASLAGFEDVLLSERERLFIEQGGPRRKATLGFDYVTGPVETDFKIIHFGPQTLGTFSGTAGGVPNAKYEAKTSADLSFTYTINKNMKFTMGGNNIFNVKPTSQNPDETDNGFKYDSVQFGLNGASYFARLYVKF; translated from the coding sequence ATGGGAGATGCCAACGTGTTTTCAAACTCCACGCTTCGTAAAGCTGTATTGCTGGCCCTGTATGGCGGCACCGCCCTCTCGCTGGCCCCCGCCGCCCTCGCGCAAACCGCTGCCCCTGGGGCCAAGAGCGATATCCAGACCGTGAATGTGGTGGGTTCGCGCCGCGCCGTGGCCGCCACCTCCACCACCGACACCGTGGTGCCGGTCGACATTATTCCGCTGACCCGCGCTTCCGAGCAGGGCGGCCAGTTCGACCTGTCGCAGACTTTGACCTTCGTGTCCCCCTCCTTCAATTCCACCCGCCAGACGGGCGCAGACGGCGCCGACCTGGTGGATTCGGCTGCCCTGCGCGGCCTGGGCTCGGACCAGACCCTGGTGCTCGTAAACGGCAAGCGCCGCCACACCTCGGCCCTGGTGAACCTGTTCGGCGCCCGCAACCGCGGCAACACCGGCACCGACCTGAACGCCATCCCGCTCATGGCCATCAAGGACGTGCAGGTGCTGCGCGACGGCGCCGCCGCCCAGTATGGTTCGGACGCCATTGCCGGCGTCATGGATATCGGCCTGAAGAAGAACGTGGGCTGCGAAGCGGTGGCAGGCTACGGCCAGTACTCGGCCGGCGACGGCAAGAACTACCTGGCCTCCGCCTACTGCGGCTTCGCCATGGCAGGCGGCACCGTGGGCATCACGGGCGAATACCTGGACCGCGGCCGCTCCGACCGCTCCGAGCCGGACAATCCCCGCATCATCGGCGACACCAAGACCAAGAACAAGACCGTCTACGTGAACGGCGAGATCCCGACCGCGACGGGCCGCTTCTACTTCACCGGCGGCGCCCAGACGCGCGACGCCTCCAGTGCCGCCTTTGCACGCGGCGGCGTGGGTTCCGACGACATCCCGAGCCGCAACTCGGCCGCGATGTACCCGGACGGCTTCGTCCCCTTCATCAACGGCGACCTGGACGACCGCTACGCCACCGTGGGCCACCGCAGCCAGCTGGGCGAATGGAATACCGACATCTCCCAGACCTACGGCTACAACAAGCTGATGTACAACATCAGCAATACGCTGAACGCCTCCATCGCCAACAAGGATCTGGTGGGCGGCGGCAAGGGCATCAGCCCCAACCACTTCGACGCGGGCGGCTTCTCCTTCGAGCAGTGGACCACCAACCTCGACTTCAACCGCTACTTCAACGGCGTCACGGGTGACGGCCTGAACGTGGCATTCGGCGGCGAATACCGCGTCGAGAAATACAAGATCTTCGCGGGCGAACCGGGCTCCTACATCGACGCCGACGGCGTGGGCTTTGGCGGCAACGCCGGCAGCCAGGGCTTCCCCGGCTTCCAGCCAGGCGACATCACCAACGCTCGCCGCCACAGCAGCGCCGCCTACCTGGACCTGGAATCGGACCTGAACGCCAAGACCAAGCTGCAAGGCGCGCTGCGCTACGAGAAGTTCAGCGACTTCGGCTCCACCCTCAACTGGAAACTGGCGGGCAGCTACCGCGTGGCCCCTGAAACCCTGCTGCGCGGCTCCGCCAGCACGGGCTTCCGCGCGCCCTCGCTGCAGCAGGCCTACTTCTCCTCCACTTTCACCGACTTCATCGGCGGCGTGCCCACCGACGTGGTGCTGGCCCCGAACGGCGGCGCCGTGGCCACCCTGGCGGGCATTCCGAAGCTGAAGGAAGAGACCTCGCGCAGCTTCACCCTGGGCGCCACCTGGACGCCGAGCGACGCCATCTCCGTGACGGCCGACCTGTACCACATCAAGATCAAGGACCGCATCGTGCTGTCCGGCCGCTTCGATGCGGACAACTACCCCGAGCTGGCAGCCAAGCTGTCCACGCTGGGCGTAGGCCAGGCGCAGTTCTTCGTGAACTCGGTGGACACCAAGACGCAAGGCCTGGACCTGACCGCATCGCACCGCGGCACCCTGGCAGGCAACAAGCTCACCACTTTCCTGGCCATGAACTTCAGCAAGACCGACGTGACCGACATCCACGCCCCGGCCTCGCTGGCAGGCTTCGAGGACGTGCTGCTGTCCGAGCGTGAGCGCCTGTTCATCGAACAAGGCGGCCCGCGCCGCAAGGCCACGCTGGGCTTCGACTACGTGACCGGCCCGGTGGAAACGGATTTCAAGATCATCCACTTCGGACCGCAAACGCTGGGCACCTTCAGCGGCACAGCGGGCGGCGTGCCAAACGCGAAGTACGAAGCGAAGACCTCGGCGGACCTGAGCTTCACCTACACCATCAACAAGAACATGAAGTTCACCATGGGCGGCAACAACATCTTCAACGTCAAGCCGACCAGCCAGAACCCGGACGAAACGGACAACGGCTTCAAGTACGACAGCGTGCAGTTCGGCCTGAACGGCGCTTCCTACTTCGCCCGCCTGTACGTTAAGTTCTAA
- a CDS encoding RHS repeat-associated core domain-containing protein, giving the protein MKTPSITLGLLLAASLASSPKAQNMTRHEYDAEGNLTRTVNPLGHATQQQFDTLERVTKQTLPAPIDGPSAPTISYAYDSQDQLTGVTDPRNLTTNYTVNGLGDRSLTKSPDTGSTSYAVNAVGDVVQTKDARGQVTNFSYDALHRLTRVSYAGSVGATFEYDTGSPGAVGKLSRMTDDSGQTRYQYDDRGRLLSKEQTIGTRTFVVSYEYGRSGGALGKVTAMRYPSGNTVRYTYNNTGQLAEMTLVTVDRATVPLLQDIRHQPFGPVSSWTWGSTALGAARHYSREYDLDGRIVGYDLGNGVFRKLEYDAAGRIIRTLHENRLQGKLLPELDQSYVYDNLDRLTYFSGANTSQGYSYDDNGNRVSSTFGVHTYINTYDNASNHLMAMSGPPSARALSYDALGNLVSDGNIKFAYNALGRMQSATSSVSKVTYFYNGMGERVLKKATETRVEGGKIHFLYDPTGASLLGEYDTSGQSVQETIYLGPMPVAVLKPGVTSRSQPGIYYVYADHIETPRVIVDSLRNTVVWRWDNSDPYGLDAAVGTSTDRGTFIYNPRFPGQYYDRETGLHYNGQRDYDAQSGRYIQSDPIGLAAGPNSYAYVSGNPLLYTDPFGLISAADLPTIPRPTVDFLTGIADAASLGLGPVARQALGVDGGVNRCSTAYAVGEWASLGFGMGRMLYAGIAKAGAALATNGSEAMVFRNGLKRVMRGPLAGSNYRIKNYGDLMNEYGSDAAIKVAAGRTNTPINAVGADLAFGGPANAMSCGCR; this is encoded by the coding sequence ATGAAAACTCCGTCCATTACATTGGGATTGTTGCTGGCCGCCTCCCTAGCTTCTTCACCAAAAGCGCAGAATATGACGCGCCATGAGTACGATGCCGAAGGTAATCTGACGCGAACTGTCAATCCGTTGGGGCACGCCACGCAACAACAGTTCGATACGCTGGAAAGGGTGACTAAACAGACCCTTCCCGCACCCATCGACGGTCCTTCAGCGCCGACGATCTCCTACGCCTACGATTCCCAGGACCAACTGACCGGTGTCACCGATCCAAGGAATTTGACAACGAACTATACGGTCAATGGCTTAGGCGACCGCTCGCTGACGAAGAGCCCCGATACAGGTTCCACTAGCTACGCCGTGAACGCCGTCGGCGACGTAGTGCAGACGAAAGACGCGCGGGGGCAGGTCACCAATTTCAGCTATGACGCGCTGCATAGGCTAACTAGGGTGAGCTACGCGGGTAGTGTTGGAGCCACGTTCGAGTACGACACAGGATCGCCCGGCGCAGTGGGAAAACTCAGCAGAATGACGGATGACTCGGGACAAACGCGCTACCAGTACGATGACCGGGGACGACTCCTCAGCAAGGAACAAACCATCGGCACACGAACGTTTGTCGTGAGTTATGAATACGGAAGAAGCGGTGGTGCTTTGGGAAAGGTGACTGCGATGCGCTATCCAAGCGGGAATACTGTTCGCTACACGTACAACAATACAGGCCAATTGGCGGAAATGACGCTGGTGACTGTGGACAGAGCGACCGTGCCGCTGCTGCAGGATATCCGCCATCAACCTTTCGGCCCCGTGAGCTCATGGACTTGGGGCAGTACGGCATTGGGCGCAGCGCGCCACTACAGCCGGGAATACGATCTGGATGGCAGAATCGTTGGTTACGACCTAGGCAACGGTGTATTCCGTAAATTGGAGTATGACGCCGCAGGAAGGATAATCCGCACACTGCATGAAAATCGCCTGCAAGGCAAGCTGCTGCCAGAGCTCGACCAGTCATACGTCTACGATAACCTTGACCGGCTAACTTACTTCTCCGGCGCAAACACCTCCCAAGGCTACAGTTACGACGACAATGGCAACCGCGTGAGTTCGACGTTTGGCGTCCATACATACATCAACACCTACGACAACGCCAGCAATCACTTGATGGCGATGAGCGGCCCGCCATCTGCACGAGCGCTTAGTTACGACGCCTTGGGCAATCTAGTTAGCGATGGCAACATCAAGTTCGCCTACAACGCCCTTGGTCGCATGCAGTCGGCGACAAGCAGCGTTAGCAAAGTCACCTATTTCTACAATGGAATGGGAGAACGTGTACTTAAAAAGGCGACCGAAACGCGCGTGGAAGGAGGTAAGATTCATTTTTTATATGACCCAACGGGGGCCTCCCTGCTTGGTGAGTACGACACCTCCGGCCAATCTGTTCAGGAAACGATCTATCTCGGCCCGATGCCCGTTGCGGTCCTGAAGCCAGGAGTAACTAGTAGGTCCCAACCTGGCATCTATTACGTCTATGCGGACCACATCGAGACACCAAGAGTGATCGTTGACTCGCTGCGAAATACGGTGGTATGGCGCTGGGATAATTCCGATCCGTATGGACTCGATGCAGCGGTTGGGACATCAACGGACCGCGGAACTTTTATCTACAACCCTCGCTTCCCGGGGCAATACTACGACCGAGAAACCGGGCTCCACTATAACGGCCAGCGGGACTACGATGCGCAATCGGGACGGTATATCCAGTCTGACCCGATCGGCCTTGCTGCTGGGCCGAATAGTTATGCCTACGTATCAGGCAATCCGCTGTTATACACTGATCCCTTTGGATTGATTAGTGCTGCGGACCTGCCCACTATTCCCCGGCCGACAGTTGACTTCCTGACTGGCATTGCAGACGCTGCGTCCTTGGGATTGGGTCCCGTGGCCCGGCAAGCCCTTGGTGTAGATGGCGGCGTGAATAGATGTTCGACCGCCTATGCGGTGGGGGAGTGGGCATCACTCGGTTTCGGTATGGGGCGTATGCTATATGCCGGCATTGCCAAGGCAGGTGCCGCACTAGCCACGAACGGTTCAGAGGCCATGGTTTTCCGAAATGGATTGAAGAGAGTTATGAGGGGGCCGTTGGCAGGCTCAAATTATAGGATCAAGAACTATGGAGATCTAATGAACGAATACGGGTCTGATGCGGCTATCAAAGTCGCAGCCGGGCGAACCAACACTCCCATCAATGCTGTCGGGGCGGATCTCGCTTTTGGCGGGCCAGCTAACGCAATGAGTTGCGGGTGCCGGTGA
- the coaD gene encoding pantetheine-phosphate adenylyltransferase: MKKIGFSGTLDPITNGHMWVIGEARSIAEEVVVFLSENSTKQPKFSAEERRAIVLESCAERGWHNVQVQVVKSDYTARVARRHGIDYLIRGIRTTADFDYENLIQQTNVEVIGGAKTLFVMPPRDLGSVSSSFVKALEGPVGWNWTMKKFVPGPAYRAWVMSWLRKEWDALWRPADAAAQANVNHWFELLTGEGAYGGAARAYHNLDHLVHGLAEIRAWAANTKAAKRDADIVRAAFWFHDAQYDPAAAKEGLSNEEASARLWLSSGLESDAGRADEVAQLIRVTDHFQGSSITHPLKDAMLGVDLAILGQDQEVYGAYARGIRAEYAHIVGDDYRHQRGQVLQHLSAKAASGKLFADAYFADQYNTLALSNMADELASLA; this comes from the coding sequence ATGAAAAAAATCGGCTTCTCGGGCACGCTGGACCCGATCACCAATGGCCACATGTGGGTTATCGGCGAAGCCCGCTCCATCGCGGAAGAAGTCGTCGTCTTCCTCTCCGAGAACTCCACCAAGCAGCCCAAGTTCTCCGCCGAAGAACGGCGCGCCATCGTGCTCGAAAGCTGCGCCGAGCGTGGCTGGCACAATGTGCAGGTGCAGGTCGTGAAAAGCGACTACACGGCGCGCGTCGCCCGCCGCCACGGCATCGACTACCTCATTCGCGGCATCCGCACCACCGCCGATTTCGACTACGAAAACCTGATCCAGCAAACGAACGTCGAAGTGATCGGCGGCGCTAAGACCCTGTTCGTGATGCCCCCGCGCGACCTCGGCTCCGTGAGCTCCAGCTTCGTCAAGGCGCTCGAAGGACCGGTGGGCTGGAACTGGACGATGAAGAAATTCGTGCCGGGCCCGGCCTACCGCGCCTGGGTCATGAGCTGGCTGCGCAAGGAATGGGACGCATTGTGGCGGCCTGCCGATGCAGCGGCGCAGGCCAACGTCAACCACTGGTTCGAGCTGCTGACGGGGGAGGGCGCCTACGGCGGAGCCGCGCGCGCCTATCACAACCTCGACCACCTCGTGCACGGCCTGGCCGAAATCCGCGCCTGGGCCGCCAACACGAAGGCAGCGAAGCGCGACGCCGACATAGTGCGCGCCGCCTTCTGGTTCCACGACGCCCAGTACGATCCGGCTGCGGCCAAGGAAGGCCTGAGCAACGAAGAAGCCAGCGCGCGCCTGTGGCTCTCCAGCGGCCTCGAAAGCGACGCAGGCCGTGCCGACGAAGTGGCCCAGCTGATCCGCGTCACCGACCACTTCCAGGGCAGCAGCATCACCCATCCGCTGAAGGACGCCATGCTGGGCGTGGACCTCGCCATTCTCGGCCAGGACCAGGAAGTATATGGAGCATATGCCCGCGGCATCCGCGCCGAGTACGCCCACATCGTCGGCGACGACTACCGCCACCAGCGCGGCCAGGTCCTCCAGCATCTCAGCGCCAAAGCCGCCTCCGGCAAACTCTTCGCCGACGCCTACTTCGCCGACCAGTACAACACTCTCGCGCTTTCCAACATGGCCGACGAGCTCGCGTCCCTCGCCTGA
- a CDS encoding DUF6531 domain-containing protein: MRNFQEHADATSMRRAVRVLVLLLSSWSWQCLAQDSGQGWMYSRSFVLDDVGYASTPDEACRRNLRILKDEFLFAEPAAHVSAAWSTMMYDCWYRHDLGGGKYKLGTRLVCSRGLGRAWPGVCSRPLRRQPKPPAACLSSEPTSTVGNPVAVTSGSKVEDVTDFEWGPSSLHRVVRFYRSMREAMPGLSRGQIWSFSFDRSFDVTGTTPYEVTITNSDGSLDRYSRTREGFRSQTSTGVLKPLDAGFYRWAHLQPTGLLDIYERAGNGYRLASTHTAAGLRINYVYDEGDRLTRIVDGFGRAVDLIWTTEGTLAEISNAEGASVYEHETVGAGIAGVYRVRSQSRRNLRNEELKSTRYHYVDGDTWQSHFLIDSIEHEPGVKFAQFTYDNEGRVLVSEHAGSAYRYTFSYPDSSSTIVTDPLGAIRRYAYAEINQYSRITEINQPGGSGCGPAARKFDYDPNGALSSLVKFNGQKICFVSHAIRALEISRIEGLASASSCPVSASLALGQRKISTNWHPVWDLKTGIAEPLRITNFIYNGQPDRDGKTLQCADSGTLPDGTPVAVICKRIEQATLDSTGNNGFAAVRSGPPRVTTYTYNAVGQMLSSTAADGSTSRYEYYVESSPSHTMGDLWKVIDPKGHVTEYLEYTPSGLATKIRTPQGTLTERSYDALRRITSQVIVSGTPEAETTTFSYNAVGLLGRVDLPDSSYLQYSYDAAERLTAISDKAGNTIQYTLDGMGNRVREEVRDASGALKLEVTRVYDVLNRLQDSTEKAK, from the coding sequence ATGCGGAATTTCCAAGAGCACGCCGACGCCACATCGATGCGCCGTGCAGTTCGTGTCTTGGTGCTGTTGCTATCCTCATGGTCTTGGCAGTGCTTGGCACAAGACAGCGGTCAAGGCTGGATGTATTCCAGGTCGTTTGTTCTGGACGATGTCGGGTATGCCTCGACACCTGATGAAGCGTGTCGGCGCAACCTTCGCATTTTGAAGGATGAATTTTTGTTCGCTGAACCAGCAGCTCATGTCAGTGCTGCTTGGAGCACAATGATGTACGATTGCTGGTATCGGCATGACTTAGGAGGTGGTAAGTACAAACTGGGCACTAGGCTTGTTTGTTCACGAGGCCTGGGCCGGGCATGGCCGGGGGTCTGTAGCCGCCCCCTCCGCCGCCAACCAAAACCCCCAGCAGCTTGCCTATCAAGCGAACCCACTAGCACAGTAGGTAATCCAGTCGCGGTTACTTCAGGAAGCAAGGTGGAAGACGTCACAGATTTTGAGTGGGGCCCTTCATCCCTGCATCGCGTAGTTCGCTTCTATCGATCCATGCGCGAAGCAATGCCCGGCTTGTCGCGAGGCCAGATCTGGTCTTTTTCTTTCGACCGTAGCTTCGACGTGACAGGCACCACCCCTTACGAGGTCACGATCACCAACAGCGACGGAAGTCTCGACAGGTATTCGAGAACTCGCGAGGGATTTCGATCACAGACTTCGACCGGCGTATTGAAGCCGCTGGATGCTGGCTTTTACAGGTGGGCTCATCTACAGCCGACTGGACTGTTAGACATCTACGAGAGAGCCGGCAATGGTTATCGGTTGGCGAGCACGCACACCGCTGCAGGACTCCGGATCAACTATGTCTATGACGAGGGAGACAGGTTGACTCGGATTGTTGATGGATTTGGCCGGGCCGTTGATCTCATATGGACGACAGAGGGGACCCTTGCCGAGATCAGCAATGCGGAAGGTGCTTCCGTTTATGAGCATGAAACCGTAGGTGCCGGGATTGCGGGCGTGTACAGGGTTCGCAGCCAATCCAGACGGAATCTGAGAAACGAGGAACTGAAAAGCACGCGCTACCACTATGTCGATGGGGACACGTGGCAGAGCCACTTCCTTATCGACAGCATCGAACATGAGCCGGGAGTAAAATTCGCTCAGTTCACCTACGACAACGAAGGCCGGGTTCTGGTGTCAGAGCACGCTGGGAGTGCCTACCGCTACACTTTTTCCTACCCGGACAGTTCCAGCACCATCGTCACCGATCCGCTGGGAGCCATTCGTCGATACGCGTACGCGGAAATCAACCAGTACAGCCGCATTACGGAGATCAACCAACCCGGGGGATCGGGTTGTGGCCCGGCGGCGCGCAAATTCGACTACGATCCCAACGGGGCGTTATCCAGTCTGGTCAAGTTCAATGGGCAGAAGATCTGTTTCGTCAGCCATGCCATCCGCGCCTTGGAGATCAGCCGTATTGAAGGGCTGGCCTCTGCCAGCAGTTGTCCGGTCAGCGCCTCCTTGGCGTTAGGCCAACGCAAGATATCGACGAACTGGCATCCGGTATGGGATCTGAAAACGGGCATCGCCGAACCTCTCAGGATCACAAACTTCATCTATAACGGCCAGCCAGACCGGGACGGAAAAACTCTTCAATGCGCCGATAGCGGTACGCTGCCGGACGGGACACCGGTAGCGGTGATTTGCAAGCGCATCGAACAGGCAACTCTTGACAGTACTGGTAACAACGGCTTTGCCGCCGTCCGGAGCGGTCCACCACGCGTGACGACGTACACATATAACGCCGTAGGCCAAATGTTGTCCAGCACGGCGGCAGATGGCAGCACGAGCCGCTATGAGTACTACGTAGAATCGTCTCCGTCACATACGATGGGCGACTTGTGGAAAGTCATCGATCCCAAAGGCCACGTCACCGAGTATCTGGAGTACACACCGTCGGGCCTTGCGACAAAGATCCGTACACCCCAAGGTACACTGACAGAGCGTAGCTATGATGCTTTGCGGCGCATCACCAGCCAAGTCATCGTGTCGGGGACACCGGAAGCGGAAACGACCACTTTCAGCTATAACGCGGTAGGATTGTTGGGTAGGGTCGACCTACCGGATTCATCATATCTTCAATACAGCTATGATGCAGCGGAACGTTTGACCGCCATTTCAGACAAGGCCGGCAACACCATTCAGTACACCCTGGACGGCATGGGCAATCGCGTCCGCGAGGAAGTGCGCGACGCATCAGGAGCACTGAAGCTGGAGGTGACGCGCGTGTATGACGTCCTCAATCGCCTTCAGGACAGCACGGAGAAAGCCAAATGA